One window from the genome of Candidatus Binataceae bacterium encodes:
- a CDS encoding amidohydrolase family protein produces MTTSGNSRSLDVRKRMSHPVVDGDGHTTEFMPAVHDYISRLGGPKMLERYLEWERTRGFWAWYNFTPEQRRETRPMRPIWWSRTPNTRDQATMMFPRLLRERLDETGIDFTILFPSIGLTSMRPEDPELRQCAVRAYNTYHADIYREHASRMTPVAVIPINTPQEAIAELEYSVKALGYKAVCFPDYVPRPIPYMARKYGVADATRFAYWMDFMSVDSEYDYDPVWRKCLELKVAPAFHGQGFFGGRTSITNFMHNHIGQFAAAHEAVCRGLFFAGVTRRLPQLNFSFLEGGVGWACILYSDLFGHFEKRCIEAIPKYNPANLDLKLFLELARNYGGEIVEGRLTERFIDMLTWRGRNEDPALMDEFARCQIHHKREIKDLFVPHFFFGCEADDPISAWAFDRKKNRYQAKLNAFFSSDIGHWDVWDIRDVTAEAYEMVEHGLLNEDEFRDFMFNHAVRCWGQVNPDFFKGTIVEDQAAAVLRNSVKQIPAAA; encoded by the coding sequence ATGACCACGAGCGGCAATTCACGCTCGCTTGACGTGCGCAAACGGATGTCCCATCCAGTGGTCGACGGTGACGGCCATACCACCGAATTCATGCCCGCCGTACACGACTATATCAGCCGGTTGGGCGGCCCGAAAATGCTGGAGCGCTACTTGGAATGGGAGCGCACACGTGGTTTCTGGGCCTGGTACAATTTTACTCCCGAGCAGCGGCGCGAGACTCGTCCGATGCGCCCAATCTGGTGGTCGCGAACCCCTAATACCCGCGACCAGGCCACCATGATGTTCCCCCGCCTGCTGCGCGAGCGACTCGACGAGACCGGAATCGATTTCACCATCCTTTTCCCCAGCATCGGCCTAACCTCGATGCGGCCCGAGGACCCCGAACTGCGCCAATGTGCGGTGCGCGCCTACAATACCTACCACGCCGACATCTACCGCGAGCACGCAAGCCGCATGACCCCGGTCGCCGTGATCCCGATCAACACCCCGCAAGAAGCCATCGCGGAGCTGGAATACTCAGTCAAAGCCCTGGGCTACAAGGCGGTCTGCTTTCCCGACTACGTGCCACGCCCGATTCCCTACATGGCGCGCAAGTACGGCGTGGCTGACGCCACTCGCTTCGCCTACTGGATGGACTTCATGAGCGTGGACAGCGAGTACGACTACGATCCGGTGTGGCGTAAATGCCTGGAACTCAAGGTCGCCCCCGCCTTCCACGGCCAAGGCTTTTTTGGCGGGCGCACCTCGATCACCAACTTCATGCACAACCATATCGGCCAGTTCGCCGCCGCCCACGAAGCGGTTTGCCGGGGGCTGTTCTTCGCCGGCGTGACCCGCCGCCTCCCCCAGCTCAACTTCTCCTTTTTGGAGGGCGGCGTGGGCTGGGCCTGCATCCTCTACAGCGACTTGTTCGGGCACTTTGAGAAACGTTGCATCGAGGCCATTCCCAAGTACAACCCTGCCAACCTCGATCTCAAACTCTTTCTCGAGCTGGCCCGTAATTACGGCGGCGAAATCGTTGAGGGCCGGCTCACCGAGCGCTTCATTGACATGCTCACCTGGCGCGGGCGCAACGAAGATCCTGCCCTGATGGATGAATTCGCCCGCTGCCAGATTCATCACAAGCGCGAGATCAAAGACCTCTTTGTGCCCCATTTCTTCTTCGGCTGTGAAGCCGACGATCCAATCAGCGCCTGGGCCTTTGATCGCAAGAAAAATCGTTATCAGGCCAAGCTCAATGCCTTCTTCAGCTCGGATATCGGCCACTGGGACGTGTGGGACATTCGTGACGTCACCGCTGAAGCCTACGAAATGGTCGAGCACGGACTGCTCAACGAAGACGAATTTCGCGACTTCATGTTCAACCATGCGGTGCGATGCTGG